The nucleotide window acagaggctatgacactacccaagactagagaacaatgatttgattttggagtatccttctcctagaagagctgctgaccatagctaaagagtttcttctactgaTGGTGCAGAGGTCATAATACAGAGGTCTAGAAGTGTTGTATTGGAATGTGATTAACGAATTAAGATTATGATGAGCTCAAATATAGATTGGTTTGGAAGCCATTATGGCAACCATATTGGCAGCTGAAATCTTGATCAtgatataggaattttttttttctacattgctTTTAGAGGTATTATTACTAAACGTTCACCAATAAAAGGGTATGCAATAATGGTCAAGGATGATCTATGTATCTGAGAGGTTGAGGTCAGTGACGTCAACGGGAAAGGTCACTGGATTCAAAGGTCAAAGTTCAAATTTCAAAATTTCTTCGTCCAGTTATTGTATGGTAATTATgcaaattttaaacattttaaaagaatattattgaGTCTATCACCATTTTGATTCATTTTCTAGAGACTGAAACTAGGAAAACGAGACATATACCATGCTTACATATACTGAAGGAAACAGCAGAATGAAACTTGCCGCCACACaatttttaaaaacttgaaaagaatCTGTTAAAAAAATGCTTTCATGACAAAATTTGAAAAGATGTATTTTTTCAGTTACTGAGTTGATGAAAATTGCTTATAGATTGCCTCCGATCCGAAGAGAAAACATCTTCAGATAGCTTTCTATGTGTCTTCAGTCACAGTCTTCAGGGGCATTTGTTGTGAATCCAACTGACGGTAGTTTCAATAAACTTGTACAACATATTTTAAATCacctcacttcacttcacttccactcccaggtaggctttcagcctgtcagtggaatcagttgtcttctccattcaattctgttttcaaaaattccctctcttctcagctgttcaattgttggcatgttgttctttgtcagaatctcttcaattccatccctccagcgtttacctggtctacctcttgatctcctcccaccaggcgtctaGTCCCACctcctccttgcaattctatttccatattTTAAATAGTTGTGTTTGATAAGAAGTTACTTTGTAACTGAAGAAGCTTCAGCAAACAGTTTAAAAGGTAAAAATGGTAAATGGCATAgaagatagctaggttggtagcgtcgcgggcttctgtttcagagggcCCGAGTTCGCGTCCCTACCAGGACGTGGATACTGTGTGACcttctacggggggggggggggggggggagtaccccAGGGTGGTGCCTAGGGGGAGGTTAGAgaagtgatagtccctgctggcttatggtcgcccgagcagaatgatgtagatggtctgagtggagacctaaaacccgcaacttttaaCTTTAAGATGTTACCAGTTGATTACCATAAGCAAGTTTATGATAAGCTACAAAAAACGTACTTGGAGATTAtcccaagaaaaaaaatacaggagCAAGTATACGCAATTACACTTTATGTAAAATCTGATTGTTTCTTCTGTTATATAAGAGAAACAAATAATGAGACACTTCGCATAGTAGCGACTGATAACGCAGGAGAAAAATAATTTGAACAAGGCTGTGCAGCCGAGTAAAACTGGAAAATTATGTGTCAGACTTAATGCTGTGGTTAACCCAatggatactactgctagagagttatggggtcctttgactgaccagacagtacaacattgaattcttctctctggttacggttcattttcactttgcctacacataaaccgaataatctggcatgttctttatagattctcttctgtcctcatacacatgataatactgagattaccaaaaattcttcactcaagtggttaactactgtactctaattgttcactggctactttcctcttggtaagggtaaaagactctttagctatggtaagcagctcttctaggagaaggacactccaaaatcaaaccattgttctctagtcttgggtagtgccatagcctctgtaccatggtcttccactgtcttgggttagagttctcttgcttgagggtacactcgggcccactattctatctggtttctctttttctagttttgttaaagttttcatagtttatataggaaatatttatttaaatgtcattgttcttaagatatattatttttcctggtttcctttcttaattgagctattttccctgttggggcccctgggcttctagcatcctgcttttccaactagggttgtagcttagcaagtaataataataataataataataataataataataataataataataatgcccatgcAATAGATGTCGTTAAGAAAGAGACAGCTAAAGATGATAGTGGTAAAGTAGATACTAATATTGCACATACTGCATCTACAACTGAATTCATTGAATCATTAACAGAAGCTTTAGATGAGGGGAAGGCTTTTGATATGCGAACTTTGGAAGCCACATCTAAGCCCCTTTGGCTTTGCTGATGATGTCAGTGAAGGCAAAAGGATGAATCGAAAGCAACTCGAGAATTTCATTGAAATAGAGTTATCAGCGGACGCTATTGAGATGAATCATCGTAGATGAGTGATTGAACCAGTGTCAGTTAAAAATATGAATGATGCTTTCttagaaaatattgaatatgaaactGATGACACGGTTCTAGGAATATATCCCCCCGAGGAAAAATCCCCcagggaaaatatccccccagcaataattcCCCTCAGGAAAAAGTCCCCCtgtaaggtaaaaaataaaaacatgtatcattaaagtaatatattatattttcatacaacaaattaaaatatcattaaagtaatatattatattttcatacaacaaattaaaatatcattaaagtaatatattatattttcatacaacaaattaaaatattcaagtaatatattatattttcatacaacaaattaaaatatcattaaagtaatatattatattttcatacaacaaattaaaatatcattaaagtaatatattatattttcatacaacaaattaaaatatcattaaagtaatatattatattttcatacaacaaattaaaatatcattcaagtaatatataatattttcatacaacaaattaaaatatcattaaagtaatatatattttcatacaacaaattaaaatatcattaaagtaatatatattttcatacaacaaattaaaatatcattgaagtaatatattatattttcataaaacaaattaaaatatcattaaaataatatatcatattttcatacaacaaattaaaatatcattaaagtaatatattatattttcataaaacaaattaaaatatcattaaagtaatatattatattttcatacaacaaattaaaatatcattaaagtaatatattatattttcatacaacaaattaaaatatcattaaagtaatatattatattttcatacagcaaattaaaatatcattaaagtaatatattatattttcatacaacaaattaaagtatcattaaagtaatatattatattttcataaaacaaattaaaatatcattaaagtaatatattatattttcatacaagaaattaaaatatcattaaagtaatatattatattttcatacaacaaattaaaatatcattaaagtaatatattatattttcatacaacaaattaaaaaatcattaaaataatatattatattttcatacaacaaattaaaatatcattaaagtaatatattatattttcatacaacaaattaaaatatcattaaagtaatatattatattttcatacaacaaattaaaatatcattaaagtaatatattatattttcataaaacaaattaaaatatcatttaagtaatatattatattttcatacaacaaattaaaatatcattaaagttatatataatattttcatacaacaaattaaaatatcattaaagtaatatatattttcatacaacaaattaaaatatcattaaagtaatatattatattttcataaaacaaattaaaatatcattaaaataatatatcatattttcatacaacaaattaaaatatcattaaagtaatatattatattttcatacaacaaattaaaatatcattaaagtaatatattatattttcatacaacaaattaaaatatcattaaagtaatatatattttcatacaacaaattaaaatatcattaaagtaatatattatattttcataaaacaaattaaaatatcatttaattaatatattatattttcatacaacaaattaaaatatcattaaagtaatatatattttcatacaaaaaattaaaatatcattaaagtaatatattatattttcatacaacaaattaaaatatcattaaagtaatatattatattttcatacaacaaattaaaatatcattcaagtaatatattatattttcatacaacaaattaaaatatcattcaagtaatatattatattttcatacaacaaattaaaaaaaaaagtcgagaTATAAAACAAAATGACAACATAATCTATAATGTAATTAAGCATGATTCAAAACCTAAGATTAAAAGATAAATAGTAAGAGTTTGTCAATTACTATTAATTTAGAAACTAAGATTAAAAAgctattcctttaaaaaaaaaaactacaattgaaCGATTTTCCAAATCATCTATAACATTTTTAATCCGTAGAGCAGTGTTCTTATATGCTTCATCAGCACTCGAGGATGAACAGCAAGGAACTGAGTGACATAAATTTCCTATAAAGCCTATTTTTATCATATACAGTGTATGAAAGTCCAAATGTTAGAATGGAAACAACCAATAAAGCAAAACTTCGATGCCAACCTTCCACTGCATTATTCATTCCTgaataatcagctcttctaggaggacactccaaaatcaaaccattgttctctagtcttggatagtgccatagcctctgtaccatggtcttccactgccttgggttagagttctcttgcttgagggtacactcgggcacactattctatctggtttctcttcctcttgttctgttaaagtttttataggttatataggagatatttattttaatattgctcttccaggaggacactccaaaatcaaaccattgttctctagttttggatagtgccatagcctctgtaccatggtcttacactgccttgggttagagttctcttgcttgagggtacactcgggcacactattctatctggtttctcttcctcttgttctgttaaagtttttatagtttaaataggaaatatttatttgaatattgttattattcctaaaatattttatttttccttatttcctttcctcactgggctattttccctgttggggcccctggacttatagcatcctgcttttccaactagggttgtagcttagcaagtaattataataataataatagtaataataataataataataataataatatacgaaatacttattttaatgttactgttcttaaaaaaaattaatttttccttgtttcctttcctcactggtctattttccctgttggggcccctgggcttatagcatcctgcttttccaactagggttgtagcttagcatttaataataataataatgaaaataaaaatatatattccaaaCACTTACGTCAAATCTTGCGGGTCTCCTGAAGCTTTGAGTTGGTCTGCCAATATAAGCATCTTCAAAATAATCCAGTACCTCATTTGCTTCTTCAGGTAAATATTCTGCAATGCCCTCAAAAGCTTCAGCTACTTTATCTGGTATATCCttaatctttctgtaaatattctggctaaagtggaagaatcgccctttgataaatattctggctacagtggaagaatcgccctttgatTTCCGTATAGGGAAATACTATTAGGATGCTATTCAtcaaagcctttttttttcaaaatctaccaTAATTCCATTAAATTAACCATCTCATCAGTTTTTTGAGGCACGGGAAGTGAATTGTGGCTTCGTTGTctacactgtcgaaggtttcttcTCAAATGGCTTAATGTCGGCAGACTTGCTGAAATACTTTTCATCTTTCATCCATTTGTCGAGGAGTCTCTTGTATATCTCCAGCTCTTCTCTTCATGTCTTGCAGTGCTTTAATATTTTCTATTCGGTTCACATTTAGGCCATGTGTATGCTCATTCAATTTACTGAGTACTTCATTGTctttcacttttactttggctttgCTTTGTGACCTCGAACGCCGTAATTCACACTCATAAGATATATTGTTGGCCAATTCCTTTTTGGTTTCAGATAAACATAGCCTTCATAAACTATTTTCCTTCCACCTCTGTTAGAGCTAATGAATTCCATTGGGTTAAtgattctatatattttcagacaTAAATACAGTGGTAAGATATGGCGAAGAGTTCGCTTGGAAGTATCTTTGCTAACAGACTGATAAGATAAGGCTGGAAAAGAAGCCATAACACAGAAAACTAATGAGAGAGTTTTAAAGTTTCCTAACTGAAGTATTTAACGTAAGATGAGTTATTTCACGTTTTAAACAAGTTCTATTCTGAAgtagtttgtttttatttcccctGGTTTAAAAGTCTCCAGATGAAAGTTTTTTCAAGTATTTAAAGGAAACCGTTTGCATAAATGAGCAATCTACTCTTTTAAACCCTCAATATTCttcgattttatttccttttaatttcccTATTGAAAgatttgcttgtatatatacatttaaatttggtgttgggggattttttcctccggggtgttaTTACTGGGGGGGATTTTTTCATgggggatattttccttgggggattttttccttgggggatttttcctcgggggattttttctttggaggattttttccttgggggatttttCCTCGGGGAATTTTTTCTTTGGaggattttttcctcgggggattttttcttcgGGGATTTTTTCTCGGGGCATTTTTCTTTGGAGGATTTTTTCCTCGGATGATTTTTTCTTCTGGGATTTTTTCTTTGGaggattttttcctcgggggattttttcttcggggattttttctttggaggatttttcttcgggggattttttctttggagggttttttcctcgggggattttttctttggaggattttttcctcgggggatttttcTCCATCGgggatttttggggattttttcctcTGGGATATTATCTTCGGGGGATTTTTCctccggggtgttattgctggagggattttttccatgagagattttttcctcgggggattttttctttggaggatttttggggattttatcttctgggaattttttcctccggggtgttattgctggGGGAATTTTTTCCATGGgagattttttcctcgggggatattttcttcgggggattttttctttggaggatttttggggatttttttctcGGGGATTTTATCTTCTGGGAattttttcctccggggtgttattgctggGGGAATTTTTTCCATGGgagattttttcctcgggggattttttcttcgggggattttttcttcgggggatttttttacgccttataaatgtaaaattttcaatatcagttataattgtttacattattattattattattattattattattattattattacttgctaagctacaaccctagttagaaaagcaagatgctttaagccaaagggccccaatagggaaaaatatcccagtgaggaaaggaaataaggaaataaataaatgatgagatccacGATTGAGTTTATCCGTATAACTCTGAACTTACTTATCGTTATTACACTTTTTTTAAGACATTTTAGTTGGAGTAGGACAATCATCATCACCATGTTAGCATAATCACacattttaattcaatttattacAGATTTTGATTATGATTTAAGGTAGCCTACTACCGTAACATTTTGGGTAGGCCTAGTCGTGGCATACACTCGTCAACCTATTGAATTCTGGGGTGCCAATTCTTCTAGAAATTCAGTTATTCATTGATTCCTACCGACATTCTAGAATGAAATttaggttttcaaaagaataaataCTCTACCATGTTCCTCAAAGTAGCATTTATTTAAATAACCAAGTAAAATAATAAGATTTCCACACTTGAACTGGCCAAGTAGGCCTTTTAGTAGAATTTATTTAAATAACCAAGTAAAATTATAAGATTTCCACACTTGAGCTCGCCAAGTAGGCGTACCATAATTGCAGTATTGAGAACTATAAATgaattttgatatttatcaaagAGGATACTTGTAAATTATTGTTCCGtcagtacaaatattttttttattcttttattttttgagtCTCATGGACAATGTTTCGTTAATCCTTTTTTAAGTAGCCTATAATTCAAGTcaattttgtatataaatttatctgtTCACATGATTTTTTAATCTTGATATAGGGGTGTGGTACTTCagctgattaacccttttacccccgggctctttggaaatttccaacccttaacccccagggggttatttttttcccagcacattttgcatcataacagccttaatttttgtcatagagagatcaggttggtctcattctcttggaaaatgcttgaatttactcaaaaaattatcaaaaatatgaagaaaaaaattttttatagcatttttttgcgaggacgtaccggtacgtccatgggggtaaagggatgagttttgtgaaatgtaccagtacgtccttttgggggtattAAACCAGGAAGAGATAGTTATCCTTCCTAACGCCTTGAACGGGTTCTGGCTGGCTGTCTGGCTACGCTTATGTGTATCTGAATCTATCTAATTACTGCATCTCTATTGAAcagtggtgccagatatggggatttatccctacatttgggaatttatccctagatttggagatttttgAATGACTGatgacgatattctgtacatatttctataaaggagaaacagagatgagtaaacctttatattattgcaattagtttacttagaattacatgaagtatagtgagtcatttttatattagtaaaacatacatgatcagaagaaaatacatttctggaaatggggatttttgtgtggttttggggatttttcatcatgGGTTTTAGGGatatttagactaacccatctggcaacactgcttttgAAGTCTTCAGTCAAGAATGATGACATCGATATGTTTCGAAAGACGTGCTATTCTCCGAAGTGGAAAGTGAGATGCTGTTGTTATTCGAGGCACACAGGTATAATCCTGTAAGATAAAATAATGcgaaaattattagttttattattactaggtaaataaaaccctatttggaaaagcataacttcaaaagttcaaagttggagcaaatgcttttttgttgaccaggcggacatgagtctttttatagtttatatatgtgacatatttgtttttgacgttgttaatagtttatatgtgacatgtctgttttgacattactttttttagaatgatttattgttaatttgttctcttcagttatttatttccttatttcctttcctcactgggctatttttccctattggagcccctgggcttatagcatcttgcttttccaattagggttgtagcttggatagtaataataataataataataataataataataataataataacagggaaaatagctcagtgaggaaagtaaataagaaaataaactacgagagaaatgatttgcaatatgaaatatattaaaaacagtaacaatattgaaatagatcttccagttatagattataaaatattaaacaaaacagaggaagagaaataagatagaatagtgtaccctcaagcaagagaactctaacccaagagagtggaagaccatggtacagaagctatggcactttccaagattggagaacaatggtttgattttggagtgtcattctcctaaaaagagctgtttaccatagctaaagagtctctgcttcccttactaagaggaaagtagccactgaatgattttagtgtagtagttaaccccttgagtaaagatgaattgtttggtaatataagtgttgtcaagtggatgaggacagaggagaatgtggaaagaataggccaggctattcgatggatgtgtaggcaaagggaaagtgagcagtaaccagagagatggatccaatgtagcactgtctggccagtcaaaggaccccataactctctagcgatagtatctcaacgggtggctggtgcgctggccaaccTACACACAATATATCAGATTTGTTACTATTTCCATAATGGCAATCTGAAAACAGCCTTTATTATTGCATTCCTCAGGCTTCCCTTCGGTCACTTGACTCAAACGAACTCACCTGTCTGCTTGTGGCGGATTGTGCAGGACTGGGAGCCCAGTTCCTTGCTGATCACGAAGAGTCTGGGGTCGTTGGAGGCAGTTAACCCCAGTCCGTTGCCTGTTCCACTCTGGTTAGGATTAAAAGTTGAAATTTATACTACTATTTTTTCTTCTATTCAATATCTTTGTCAGCATTAGACATTAATAGTGAGCATATCTCTGATTTGTTAagtgtcatcattattatcatcaccatattgaatattcttattactattatcaaaattatctaaaCGAGAATTTCtcataaggccgggagcacactagcgactctgtggcgccacaaagccacagcatcgtgtggcggggatgtggtctcccataggtttccattgttttcaagttttgtcgCGCatactagcgactgtggctctctgtcgctcatccccgccacaggcgtggcgtggcttcgtGGCGCCACAGAGCCACTAGCATGCTCCCGGCCTAAAACTTACGATGAATTGAACAGTTCCTGATGTAGTTGAGCCTGAAGTTGGAGCCCCGCTTAAATATTTGTTGTTTTCGGCTGATTCCAAGATCACTACGTCACCGGCATGGATTCTGTCCGTGACGGTGATTTCGTACATCTTAATGCAAATAGCTGTCAAAGAAACGAAGGAATAAGTACATTATTGCGTAACTAAAACGTGAGAATGTATATAACAATTTACTCAAATTTATTCAAATGACTGTAAGATGTCAAGGCCCTAATATTGGATGAAATATgagtacagtacacacatacatatatatatatatatatatatatatatatatatatatatatatatatatatatattatatatatatatatatatatatatatatatatatacatatatatatatatatatatatatatatatatatatatatatatatatatatatatacatatatacatatatatatatgtatatatgtatatacatatatatatatatatatatatatatatatatatatatatatatatatatatatatatatatatatatatatgtgtgtgtgtgtgtgtgtgtgtgtgtgtgagtataggatacgagggcaaactaaagtagaggatattctaacaacttattagaaaattaaatggaaatggacaggacatgtaatgagaatgacaggcaatagatggacattaaaaataacaggtagcaggttggccagggcaccagccacccgttgaggtactaccgctagagtttttcagtcttttgactggccagaccatactacattggatccttctctctggttgcggctcatattccttttgcctacacatacactgaatagtctggcatattctttacagattctcctttgtcctcatgctcctgagaacactgagattataaaacaattcttcttctctcaaggggttaactactgtactgtaattgttcagtggccactttcctcttggtaaaggtagaagagactctttagctatggtaagcagctcttctaggagaaggacactccaaaatcaaaccattgttctctgttcttggatagtaccatagcctctgtacaatggtctttcactgtcttggggtagagttctcttgcttaagggtacactcagacacactattctatcttatttctctccctcatgtttttttcatatatgaatgatttattttgatgttgttaaaattcttaaaaattttattttagttaattacttctctcgtagtttccttatttcctttcctcaccaggctattttccctgctggagcccttgggcttatagcatcctgcttttccaacaagagttgtagcttagcaggtaatgataataataataataataataataataatgggtccctagggattgtaaatgaatcaggggaaggaagagaagacgatgggtcgacgagttaaggaagtttgcgggcgaggATTGGCACCGAAATACCATacaaaacgcaagtggaaggatatatctgaggcctttgttctgcagtggactagtaacggctgatgatatatatatatatatatatatatatatatatatatatatatatatatatatatatatatatatacatatatatttatatacatatatatacataaatatatatatatatatatatatatatatatatatatatatatatatatatatatatatatatatatatatatatacataaatatatatatatatatatatatatatatatatatatatatatatatatatatatacatatatatatatgtatgtatgtatatatatatatatatatatatatatatatatatatatatatatatatatatatatatatatatatatatatatgtgtgtgtatatatatatatacatatatatatttatatatatatatatatatatatatatatatatatatgtatatatatatatacatacatacatatatatatatgtatatatatatatacatacatacatatatatatgtatatatatatatatatatatatatatatatatatatatatatatatatatatatgtgtgtgtgtgtgtgtgtgtgtgtgtgtgtgtggaatgatcttcctaatcgagtagttgaaacggtacatcttcaaaagttcaaacacgcagcaaatgtttttaggtagaACAAGTttacttaagtccttttatagtttttatatcaaatatctgttttaatgttgttaatgtgtctaaaatactttatcttaatttttcatacttcttatatcgtttattcatttccttatttcctatcctcactgggctatttgtccctattggagcccttgggcttttatagcatcttgcttttccaaatagggttgtagctttgctaatatatatatatatatatatatatatatatatatatatatatatatatatatatatatatatatatatatatacatatatatatatagcgcgtgtgtgtgagtatgtgtgtatgtaggatatataatatatttttattcaaataagcaatgagataatgttaaaatgCCGGCTAAGGA belongs to Palaemon carinicauda isolate YSFRI2023 unplaced genomic scaffold, ASM3689809v2 scaffold72, whole genome shotgun sequence and includes:
- the LOC137637415 gene encoding uncharacterized protein, giving the protein MVLNVSSTPVSGESSVSLDMEARLEPIAASSTNSRMRRSASSARVSNNGQPVCHTIRVFGPHNIFLHFDTRTPSLNVANAQNHNAICIKMYEITVTDRIHAGDVVILESAENNKYLSGAPTSGSTTSGTVQFISGTGNGLGLTASNDPRLFVISKELGSQSCTIRHKQTGLYLCASNNNSISLSTSENSTSFETYRCHHS